From a region of the Sporosarcina ureilytica genome:
- the ccsB gene encoding c-type cytochrome biogenesis protein CcsB — translation MELASLSSNLLLISFFAYLIATLFFGGAVKGAKSQASYGNSRSGTIGIVITIIGFLTHVGYFITRWMASGHAPVSNMFEAVTALGMMLVAAFILLYYLYKTPSLGLFALPTAIIIIGYATMFPTEVTPLIPALKSKWLAVHVITTILGEAILAISAVAGFVLLLKKVNVKKPSNERFWLEVIVYTLVLCVGFIIATTGFRVAGYEAQFTFVNKNEQVDQVTYHMPPLFGMHQYEALTEGTMQPWAETPAIIDAKKLTTTTWSFFVGTVLYILLRLIVRRPLAAVLQPLSKKANTQLMDEIGYRAVLIGFPVFTLGGLIFAMIWAHEAWSRFWGWDPKEVWALITWLFYAAFLHLRLSRGWEGKKSAWLMVIGFILIMFNFIAVNMILAGLHSYA, via the coding sequence ATGGAACTCGCATCTTTAAGTTCGAATTTATTACTGATTTCATTCTTTGCCTATTTAATTGCAACACTGTTCTTCGGTGGCGCGGTAAAGGGTGCTAAATCCCAAGCATCTTATGGGAACAGCCGATCTGGAACGATTGGCATTGTGATTACGATTATCGGCTTTTTAACACATGTAGGTTACTTCATTACAAGATGGATGGCATCAGGACATGCACCTGTCAGTAATATGTTTGAAGCTGTTACGGCATTAGGTATGATGCTTGTTGCAGCATTCATTTTACTCTATTATCTGTATAAAACGCCTTCATTAGGACTATTTGCTTTACCAACTGCCATTATTATTATCGGCTATGCAACGATGTTCCCGACGGAAGTAACACCGTTAATCCCTGCTTTGAAAAGTAAATGGTTAGCGGTACACGTGATTACAACGATTTTAGGAGAAGCCATTTTAGCGATTTCCGCAGTTGCTGGATTTGTTTTACTTTTGAAAAAAGTAAATGTGAAAAAGCCTTCTAACGAAAGGTTTTGGTTAGAAGTGATTGTCTATACATTAGTATTATGTGTAGGTTTTATCATCGCGACAACAGGATTTAGAGTCGCGGGCTATGAAGCGCAGTTTACGTTTGTTAATAAAAATGAACAAGTTGACCAAGTGACTTATCACATGCCGCCCCTCTTTGGTATGCATCAGTATGAGGCATTAACGGAAGGAACCATGCAACCATGGGCTGAAACGCCTGCAATTATCGATGCCAAAAAGTTAACGACAACGACATGGTCATTTTTCGTGGGAACCGTGTTGTACATTCTATTAAGACTTATCGTTAGAAGACCTCTTGCTGCGGTTCTTCAACCATTGTCGAAGAAGGCGAATACGCAACTGATGGATGAGATTGGTTACCGAGCTGTTCTGATCGGTTTCCCAGTGTTTACATTAGGTGGCTTAATCTTTGCGATGATTTGGGCGCATGAGGCGTGGTCAAGGTTTTGGGGATGGGACCCGAAAGAAGTTTGGGCACTCATTACATGGCTTTTCTATGCAGCATTTTTACATTTACGTTTATCGCGTGGATGGGAAGGGAAAAAGTCAGCTTGGCTTATGGTTATAGGGTTCATTCTAATCATGTTTAACTTTATTGCAGTGAATATGATACTCGCTGGACTTCATTCATACGCATAA